One Chitinophagales bacterium DNA segment encodes these proteins:
- a CDS encoding GWxTD domain-containing protein, which produces MHKFLFTLIITTLAAIMAGLPAHGQHLRAFMQNSGFLSLQTDTPYAETYVSIPGKSILYKKNSHGKYEGAVEITLLYLRDTNLAVAYDKYILHSPELEDTAGITFNLLDLRRVSLPDGVYDVKMEVKDINRTESPLHLSQAINLHFRRDSIDFSNIELVDSYTPTTTRNTFSKNGYDIKPYALNYYPTSVNKISFYNEIYHLSKLVNEEDVVITYAIKHLQSDQVAGELYRFSRQKAAAVNVVFSEFDITDLPSGNFVLQIQVKSRKNILLGQQSVYFQRSNKNAVSELNSISLLDVSKTFVAQIDPDSLEFYTSSLSPLAEMYEREYISAIVKKNDRRLMQQFFYNFWQKRNATDPEKEWSRYRSMVAYTEDQYKTAIYHGFETDRGRVFLQYGPPNHIEGSDREPGAYPYEIWQYYKLLNNQSNIHFVFCNSDLVTNDYDLIHSDALGELNDPRWRFKVYGTFKDSNGYRNLDTQGFRDTWGSQVEENYNR; this is translated from the coding sequence ATGCATAAGTTCCTCTTTACTTTGATCATTACCACTCTCGCAGCCATTATGGCCGGACTGCCCGCACATGGTCAGCACCTCAGGGCTTTCATGCAAAACAGCGGTTTCCTTTCTTTACAAACGGATACTCCTTATGCAGAAACATACGTTTCCATTCCCGGCAAATCCATATTGTACAAGAAAAATAGTCACGGGAAATATGAAGGAGCTGTGGAAATTACATTGCTCTACCTGCGCGACACTAATCTTGCTGTTGCTTATGACAAGTATATCCTGCACAGTCCTGAACTGGAAGACACAGCCGGTATTACTTTTAACCTGCTGGACCTGCGAAGGGTTTCGCTGCCTGATGGTGTTTATGACGTAAAGATGGAGGTGAAGGACATTAACCGTACAGAAAGCCCATTGCATCTTTCACAGGCCATTAACCTGCATTTCCGGCGCGACTCCATTGACTTCTCCAATATTGAACTGGTGGACAGCTATACACCAACAACCACCAGGAATACATTCTCTAAAAACGGCTACGACATTAAGCCTTATGCATTGAACTACTATCCTACTTCGGTTAATAAAATCTCTTTCTACAATGAAATTTACCACCTCAGCAAGTTGGTAAACGAGGAAGACGTTGTTATCACTTATGCCATTAAACACCTTCAAAGTGATCAGGTTGCCGGTGAGCTTTACCGTTTCTCCCGACAAAAAGCAGCGGCAGTAAATGTGGTCTTTTCAGAGTTTGATATTACTGATCTTCCAAGCGGCAATTTTGTATTGCAGATACAGGTAAAAAGCAGGAAAAATATTTTACTGGGTCAGCAGAGCGTTTACTTTCAGCGATCTAATAAAAATGCCGTCAGTGAATTGAACAGTATCAGCCTGCTGGATGTCAGCAAGACCTTTGTTGCACAGATAGATCCCGACTCACTGGAATTCTACACCAGTTCGCTTTCGCCGTTAGCGGAGATGTATGAACGGGAATATATCAGCGCCATCGTCAAGAAAAACGACCGCCGCCTTATGCAACAGTTCTTTTATAATTTCTGGCAGAAAAGAAATGCAACCGACCCTGAGAAAGAGTGGTCACGCTACCGTTCCATGGTTGCCTATACGGAAGACCAATATAAAACTGCCATATATCATGGATTCGAAACCGACAGAGGAAGAGTTTTTCTGCAATACGGTCCACCAAATCATATAGAAGGTTCGGACAGGGAACCAGGTGCATATCCTTATGAAATCTGGCAGTACTATAAGCTGCTGAACAACCAGTCAAATATTCACTTTGTTTTCTGTAATTCCGATCTTGTAACCAATGACTACGACCTGATTCATTCTGATGCCCTGGGTGAGCTGAACGATCCGCGCTGGAGATTTAAAGTTTACGGTACGTTTAAAGACAGTAACGGCTACCGTAACTTAGATACGCAAGGATTTCGCGATACGTGGGGAAGCCAGGTAGAGGAAAATTACAACCGTTAA
- the aroQ gene encoding type II 3-dehydroquinate dehydratase → MDILIINGPNLNLLGKREPEIYGNRTFEDYFTELSGKYPHHSLTFYQSNVEGEIINKLQAAGFTCDGIILNAGGYTHTSVAIGDAIAAIKSPVIEVHISNPYAREEYRRQSMLSGKCKGLIAGFGLKGYEMAVRYFVE, encoded by the coding sequence ATGGATATTCTGATCATAAACGGGCCTAACCTCAATCTGCTGGGAAAACGTGAACCGGAGATCTATGGCAACCGGACTTTTGAAGATTATTTTACGGAATTATCGGGTAAGTATCCACACCATTCGCTCACTTTTTATCAAAGCAATGTGGAAGGCGAGATTATCAATAAGCTGCAGGCCGCAGGCTTCACCTGCGATGGCATCATCCTGAATGCAGGTGGTTATACGCATACATCCGTTGCCATCGGTGATGCCATAGCCGCCATTAAATCGCCGGTGATAGAAGTGCACATTTCCAATCCATATGCAAGAGAAGAATACCGCCGGCAATCCATGCTTTCGGGAAAATGCAAAGGCCTGATTGCAGGGTTCGGACTGAAGGGATATGAAATGGCTGTGAGATATTTCGTGGAATGA
- a CDS encoding type B 50S ribosomal protein L31: protein MKKGIHPENYRFVVFKDMSNGTAFISRSSAASKETITMEDGKEYPLIKLEISNTSHPYYTGKMKFIDTAGRIDKFKKKYAKKS from the coding sequence ATGAAAAAAGGCATTCACCCGGAGAATTACCGGTTTGTGGTTTTCAAAGACATGTCAAACGGCACCGCTTTTATCTCCAGATCTTCAGCAGCTTCCAAAGAAACAATTACCATGGAAGACGGTAAAGAGTACCCATTGATAAAGCTTGAAATTTCGAATACATCGCATCCTTACTATACCGGTAAAATGAAATTCATTGATACCGCCGGCCGCATTGATAAGTTCAAAAAGAAATATGCAAAGAAGAGTTAA
- a CDS encoding GlmU family protein, with protein sequence MPEKNYILFDDACRDHLLPFTFTRPVAEIRVGIFTIAEKWKQSFNAQTGYVTADYLSKKYPHKKQAVNWLINGSVLPDPRLVAQVVTLQLNEAIVENDLLIACCVAGFEVVNGRLQEAEIIRRCRQIPPATPTRSVRKLTDIFTRNGDALKDDYKLVTHKRRSATIFESNRVINRHDIFIEAGAVVEFAYLNASNGPIYIGKNAEIMEGAMIRGPFALGEGSIVKMGSKIYYPTTIGPYCKVGGELNNVVMFGNSNKAHDGYLGNAVIGEWCNLGADTNNSNLKNDYSNVKLWNYPAKKFEDTGLQFCGLMMADHAKCGINTMFNTGTVVGVFANIFGDGFPRNFIPSFSWGGAAGFADYKVEKALKVADLVMKRRGQELSSVDVEILRHIYALPDR encoded by the coding sequence ATGCCGGAAAAAAACTACATACTTTTTGATGATGCTTGCAGGGATCATCTCCTGCCTTTTACCTTCACCCGGCCGGTGGCTGAGATCCGCGTAGGTATTTTCACTATCGCTGAGAAATGGAAACAGTCATTCAATGCACAAACAGGCTATGTTACCGCGGATTACCTGTCCAAAAAATATCCGCATAAAAAGCAAGCCGTTAACTGGCTGATTAACGGATCTGTTTTGCCTGATCCACGTCTGGTAGCGCAGGTAGTCACGCTGCAGCTGAATGAGGCGATTGTGGAAAATGATTTACTTATCGCCTGTTGTGTTGCCGGTTTCGAAGTGGTAAATGGCCGGCTGCAGGAAGCGGAAATTATCCGCCGGTGCAGGCAGATACCACCTGCCACCCCAACACGCTCTGTGCGCAAACTGACGGATATCTTTACCCGCAACGGCGACGCACTGAAAGACGATTACAAACTGGTCACGCATAAGCGTCGTTCGGCCACGATTTTTGAATCAAACCGCGTTATCAACAGGCATGATATTTTTATTGAAGCAGGGGCCGTGGTGGAGTTTGCCTATCTCAATGCATCTAACGGACCGATTTATATCGGAAAGAATGCGGAAATCATGGAAGGTGCCATGATCCGCGGGCCATTTGCATTGGGAGAAGGAAGCATCGTGAAAATGGGCAGTAAAATTTATTACCCGACCACTATCGGGCCGTATTGCAAAGTGGGAGGGGAATTAAATAATGTGGTGATGTTTGGAAATTCCAATAAAGCACATGATGGTTACCTGGGCAATGCCGTAATAGGCGAATGGTGCAACCTCGGCGCCGACACCAATAATTCCAACCTGAAAAATGATTACAGCAATGTGAAGCTATGGAACTATCCAGCCAAGAAATTTGAAGATACCGGTTTGCAGTTTTGCGGGCTGATGATGGCCGATCATGCCAAGTGCGGCATTAATACCATGTTTAATACCGGAACAGTAGTGGGCGTTTTCGCTAATATTTTCGGAGATGGATTCCCCAGGAATTTTATCCCGTCATTTAGCTGGGGAGGTGCAGCAGGATTTGCCGATTATAAAGTGGAAAAGGCCTTGAAGGTAGCTGATCTTGTTATGAAAAGGAGAGGACAGGAACTCAGCAGCGTAGATGTAGAGATACTCCGGCATATTTATGCCTTACCGGATCGCTGA
- the xerD gene encoding site-specific tyrosine recombinase XerD translates to MDWHTTIKGFRAYLQLERSLSANSVEAYQHDVELLRQFMQMQQQLPPEQVQFENLQQFIHFINELGMGDQSQARILSGIRAFYKYLMMEDLVSNDPTLLLEGPKLKRKLPDVLHLQEINTMLAAIDHSKADGIRNRAIVETLYGCGLRVTELVELRISNLYFDVGFIKVTGKGDKERLVPVGEEAVKHINYYREGVRNHLSVKPGFEDFIFLNRSGKKLSRVYVFMMIKALAEKAGIKKSISPHTFRHSFATHLIEGGADLRAVQEMLGHASITTTEIYTHLDRDYLRQTLLQFHPRYK, encoded by the coding sequence ATGGATTGGCATACTACTATAAAAGGATTCAGAGCCTATCTGCAACTGGAGCGTTCGCTGTCTGCAAATTCAGTGGAAGCCTATCAGCATGATGTTGAACTGCTCCGGCAATTTATGCAGATGCAACAACAACTGCCTCCGGAACAGGTACAGTTTGAAAACCTTCAGCAGTTCATCCATTTCATCAATGAGCTTGGTATGGGTGATCAGTCGCAGGCTCGTATCCTTTCCGGCATCAGGGCATTTTACAAATACCTGATGATGGAAGACCTTGTTTCCAATGATCCCACGCTCCTGCTCGAAGGACCAAAACTAAAGCGGAAACTGCCTGATGTGCTGCACCTGCAGGAAATCAACACGATGCTGGCTGCCATAGATCACAGCAAAGCAGACGGCATCCGCAACCGGGCCATCGTGGAAACACTCTATGGCTGTGGTTTGCGTGTGACGGAGTTAGTGGAACTCAGGATTTCAAATCTCTACTTTGATGTTGGCTTCATCAAAGTTACAGGCAAAGGAGATAAGGAACGCCTGGTTCCTGTCGGTGAAGAAGCTGTTAAACATATCAATTACTACCGTGAAGGTGTACGCAACCATTTATCGGTTAAACCGGGATTCGAGGATTTTATTTTCCTGAACCGCAGCGGGAAAAAGCTCTCACGTGTGTATGTCTTTATGATGATTAAAGCGCTGGCGGAAAAAGCCGGAATAAAAAAGTCGATCAGTCCGCATACCTTCCGCCACTCCTTTGCCACACACCTGATTGAAGGCGGCGCTGACCTGCGTGCCGTGCAGGAAATGCTGGGCCATGCATCCATCACAACCACTGAAATCTACACCCATCTAGACAGGGATTATCTGCGGCAAACTTTACTGCAGTTTCATCCGAGGTACAAATAA
- a CDS encoding ribonuclease H-like YkuK family protein gives MQWRKFNGEKIGLPIKKAVEQAIRHESMQGNKLKVCIGTDSQVRGDVTEFATVIVFLREKKGGFMFINNEKTTHKLSIKERMLDEVSRSVQIAYSLCDLLDAYEVDLEVHADINTNPHFQSNTALKEAMGYILGMGFAFKAKPEAFASSSCANKVV, from the coding sequence ATGCAATGGCGAAAATTCAATGGTGAAAAAATCGGCTTGCCCATCAAAAAAGCCGTTGAACAAGCGATCCGGCACGAAAGCATGCAGGGAAACAAACTGAAAGTATGCATCGGAACCGACTCACAGGTACGAGGCGATGTAACCGAATTCGCAACAGTGATCGTTTTCCTGCGTGAAAAAAAGGGCGGGTTTATGTTCATTAATAATGAAAAAACCACCCATAAGTTATCAATCAAAGAAAGAATGCTCGATGAAGTCTCGAGGTCGGTACAGATTGCCTACAGCCTTTGCGACTTGCTGGATGCCTACGAAGTAGACCTCGAAGTGCATGCAGATATCAACACCAATCCGCATTTTCAATCCAATACCGCACTGAAAGAAGCGATGGGCTATATTCTTGGAATGGGCTTCGCCTTTAAGGCCAAGCCGGAAGCATTTGCCAGTTCAAGCTGTGCGAATAAAGTTGTGTAA
- a CDS encoding WbqC family protein, producing MNQTESTTTIVKDLYYLPPLTWFPDIIGKTELKTDGSKSFVKSSFHNRCYIGAANGKLLLSVPVAGGRSVKEALKDVRISYADKWQQHHWNSICSAYNKSTFFPYYEDHFRRFFEEKTEFLAELNIQLLYICFKILDINIDIDFQHQTREPESGYHTGKHLISDAAETVMPYYQVFQDRHGFMAGLSIIDLIFNLGPDAKKHLLQLR from the coding sequence ATGAACCAAACGGAAAGTACGACAACCATAGTCAAGGACTTGTATTATTTGCCTCCGCTAACATGGTTTCCGGATATCATCGGCAAAACTGAATTAAAGACAGATGGCAGCAAATCATTTGTTAAATCCTCTTTTCATAACAGGTGTTATATAGGGGCAGCCAATGGGAAACTATTGCTTTCTGTGCCGGTAGCAGGAGGACGAAGCGTTAAAGAAGCGTTGAAAGATGTAAGAATAAGCTATGCGGACAAATGGCAGCAACATCACTGGAACAGTATCTGTTCGGCTTACAATAAGAGTACATTTTTTCCATATTATGAAGATCATTTCAGGCGCTTTTTTGAAGAGAAGACAGAATTTCTCGCTGAACTTAACATTCAGTTATTATACATCTGTTTTAAAATTTTGGATATTAATATTGATATAGACTTTCAGCATCAAACCCGGGAACCGGAAAGCGGATATCATACCGGGAAGCACCTGATTTCTGATGCCGCAGAAACGGTTATGCCTTATTACCAGGTTTTTCAGGACAGGCATGGTTTCATGGCCGGGTTAAGCATCATTGATTTGATTTTTAACCTCGGTCCAGATGCAAAAAAACACCTCCTGCAGCTTCGGTAA
- the tpiA gene encoding triose-phosphate isomerase, producing MRRNIIAGNWKMNKTPLEGAQLVEETMALLSSVDTGTTLVVFCPPFTAIERIAGLVKGRNNIFVAAQNCHWEKSGAYTGEISASMAKAAGASYVILGHSERRLYFQETNSQLAKKVDAVIGEGMKVIYCCGEPLEIREANGHFELVENQVREGLFHLSGAAFADVVIAYEPVWAIGTGKVASDEQAQEMHAFIRSLVTKQYGHEVAQNLTIQYGGSMKPSNAKGLMSQPDVDGGLIGGASLVAADFVGIIKSV from the coding sequence ATGAGAAGAAATATTATCGCCGGAAACTGGAAGATGAACAAAACACCTTTGGAAGGCGCCCAACTGGTGGAAGAAACAATGGCCCTGTTATCATCAGTAGATACAGGAACTACGTTAGTTGTCTTTTGTCCTCCTTTCACAGCCATCGAACGCATCGCCGGACTCGTGAAGGGCAGGAACAATATTTTCGTAGCTGCGCAGAATTGTCATTGGGAAAAGTCAGGTGCATACACCGGTGAAATTTCAGCTTCCATGGCCAAGGCAGCTGGTGCATCATATGTGATTCTCGGCCATTCGGAAAGAAGACTGTATTTTCAGGAAACAAATAGTCAGCTGGCAAAAAAGGTTGATGCCGTTATAGGTGAAGGCATGAAGGTTATTTACTGTTGTGGTGAGCCGCTGGAAATAAGGGAAGCTAACGGACATTTTGAATTGGTGGAAAATCAGGTGAGGGAAGGATTGTTTCATCTCTCCGGTGCTGCCTTTGCAGATGTTGTGATTGCCTATGAACCTGTATGGGCAATTGGAACCGGCAAAGTTGCCAGCGACGAACAGGCGCAGGAGATGCATGCTTTTATTCGAAGCCTTGTTACAAAGCAATATGGTCATGAGGTGGCCCAAAACCTCACCATTCAATACGGTGGCAGCATGAAGCCGTCAAATGCAAAGGGATTGATGTCACAACCTGATGTAGATGGTGGACTGATAGGTGGCGCCTCACTCGTAGCCGCAGATTTCGTTGGTATTATAAAAAGCGTGTAA
- a CDS encoding glycosyltransferase family 2 protein, translated as MGNWSKTAVVILCWNGRKYLESFLPSLLQFQTDDTDIVVADNASTDDSVAFLQMNFPGVKIISLKKNYGFAEGYNQAIRKIDSEYIVLMNQDVAVSHNWLAPLTALLESDQDIGAVHPRIHAQLQPQQFEYAGAAGGWIDKYGYTFCRGRVFDVTEEDHEQFARDAEVFWASGACMLVRKKVYESLGGLDGTFFAHMEEIDFCWRLKNAGYKVMYCAGATVFHLGGGSLPKNNPFKTYLNFRNNLLMIAKNLQHKRWRTLLTRILLDQLAACRFLVTLQTGDFMAIQKAHWYFITHLHEINRQRPSSQTPFLSMTGVYNGSIVWDYFVKKKKTFRDIVQT; from the coding sequence ATGGGTAACTGGTCAAAAACTGCTGTAGTCATCTTATGCTGGAACGGGCGGAAATATTTAGAATCATTTCTTCCTTCGCTGCTGCAATTTCAAACGGATGATACAGACATTGTTGTGGCAGACAATGCATCAACCGATGATTCAGTTGCTTTCCTGCAAATGAATTTTCCGGGTGTGAAGATTATTTCACTTAAAAAAAATTACGGCTTCGCGGAAGGATATAACCAGGCGATCCGTAAAATTGATTCGGAGTATATTGTTTTAATGAACCAGGATGTTGCAGTAAGTCATAACTGGCTGGCACCCCTGACAGCGCTCTTGGAGTCTGATCAAGATATTGGCGCCGTTCATCCGCGCATCCATGCACAACTTCAACCACAACAATTTGAGTATGCCGGCGCTGCCGGAGGCTGGATTGATAAATACGGATATACATTTTGCCGCGGCCGTGTTTTTGATGTTACAGAAGAAGATCATGAACAGTTTGCCCGGGACGCCGAGGTCTTCTGGGCTTCGGGTGCCTGCATGCTGGTACGGAAAAAAGTGTATGAATCGCTCGGCGGTCTTGATGGCACTTTCTTCGCACACATGGAAGAGATTGATTTCTGCTGGAGATTGAAAAATGCAGGTTACAAAGTAATGTATTGTGCCGGTGCCACCGTGTTTCATCTTGGCGGAGGCAGTTTACCGAAGAATAATCCGTTCAAAACCTATCTGAATTTCCGTAATAACCTGCTGATGATAGCGAAGAATCTTCAGCATAAAAGATGGCGCACGCTGCTGACAAGAATATTATTGGATCAACTGGCGGCATGCAGGTTTTTAGTTACGCTGCAGACCGGAGATTTTATGGCGATTCAGAAAGCACACTGGTACTTCATCACGCATCTGCACGAGATCAACAGGCAGCGGCCCAGCTCCCAAACACCGTTTTTATCCATGACCGGTGTTTACAATGGTTCTATTGTGTGGGACTATTTTGTAAAGAAGAAAAAAACATTCAGGGATATCGTACAGACATAA
- the prmA gene encoding 50S ribosomal protein L11 methyltransferase, whose product MHYLSFTFHITEEWQQDLLIADLDAIGFQGYEQKVDELVAFIPADKFDESIFQSTIAPLTASYGVGYESAVIAERNWNEEWERGFQPILIEKEIAVRASFHAAFPEVKHDIIIDPRMSFGTGHHATTEMMMRLMLREAFEGRVVLDFGSGTGILSVLASKLHAASVLAVDHEKWAYHNAIDNFRANNVHNATPVLGDADAFSQKQFQIILANINRSIILATMPQFAASLDVQGKLLISGFLKADESALLQAADNEGFAITDQLTQDDWMAMTLLRN is encoded by the coding sequence ATGCATTACCTTTCATTTACTTTTCATATCACTGAAGAATGGCAGCAGGATTTGCTGATTGCTGATCTGGATGCAATTGGCTTTCAGGGCTATGAACAGAAAGTAGACGAACTCGTTGCTTTTATTCCGGCTGACAAATTTGATGAATCCATTTTTCAGTCAACTATTGCTCCGTTGACAGCGTCATATGGCGTCGGCTATGAAAGTGCAGTTATTGCAGAAAGAAACTGGAATGAAGAATGGGAAAGGGGATTTCAGCCAATTCTCATTGAGAAAGAGATTGCAGTACGGGCCTCCTTTCATGCTGCATTTCCGGAAGTGAAACATGATATCATTATTGATCCACGCATGTCATTCGGTACCGGTCACCATGCAACGACGGAAATGATGATGCGACTTATGCTGCGAGAAGCATTTGAAGGCAGAGTGGTACTTGACTTTGGAAGCGGGACCGGCATTTTATCAGTGCTTGCTTCAAAACTGCATGCTGCTTCAGTATTGGCAGTAGATCATGAAAAGTGGGCCTACCATAATGCAATTGATAATTTCCGTGCAAACAATGTACACAATGCTACGCCGGTACTGGGTGATGCTGATGCCTTCAGTCAAAAGCAATTTCAAATCATACTGGCCAATATCAACCGTTCCATCATTCTTGCAACAATGCCTCAGTTTGCAGCATCTTTGGACGTGCAGGGCAAGCTGCTGATCAGCGGTTTTTTGAAAGCAGATGAATCAGCCCTACTGCAGGCTGCCGATAATGAAGGTTTCGCAATAACGGATCAGTTAACGCAAGACGATTGGATGGCCATGACTTTGTTAAGAAATTGA
- the plsY gene encoding glycerol-3-phosphate 1-O-acyltransferase PlsY → MNYEFIIAFVLAYLIGAIPFSVWTGLLFYGKDVRKYGSGNAGATNTFRVLGTQAGIIVLFLDIVKGSIAVSLAYYLGGIPFDSDNFIFYELALGITAAVGHIFPVYLRFKGGKGVATLFGVGISVFPVAALACVMVFIIIFLLTRYVSLGSILAAITFPVVIIFYGHVRQWPVLAFAIAIPCIILYTHRLNIRRLLKGEEHKIAFGKKQ, encoded by the coding sequence TTGAATTACGAATTCATCATTGCTTTTGTGCTTGCTTACCTTATCGGTGCCATTCCTTTTTCGGTGTGGACAGGCCTGCTTTTCTATGGAAAGGATGTGCGGAAATATGGCAGCGGCAATGCCGGGGCTACTAATACGTTTCGCGTATTGGGAACACAGGCTGGTATTATTGTCTTGTTTCTCGACATCGTTAAAGGCAGTATTGCTGTTTCACTGGCTTACTATCTTGGAGGCATTCCATTTGATTCGGATAACTTTATCTTTTATGAACTGGCACTTGGCATAACTGCAGCTGTCGGACATATCTTTCCGGTATATCTTCGGTTTAAAGGAGGCAAGGGTGTTGCCACATTATTCGGTGTGGGTATTTCTGTTTTTCCTGTAGCCGCACTGGCATGCGTGATGGTATTCATCATTATTTTTTTGCTGACACGTTATGTTTCACTGGGATCGATACTGGCTGCAATAACATTTCCTGTGGTGATTATATTCTATGGCCATGTGCGGCAATGGCCTGTTCTTGCATTTGCCATTGCCATTCCCTGCATTATTCTTTATACGCACCGGCTGAATATCCGGCGCTTACTGAAAGGTGAAGAGCATAAAATTGCTTTCGGAAAGAAACAGTAA